The Cucumis melo cultivar AY chromosome 6, USDA_Cmelo_AY_1.0, whole genome shotgun sequence genome includes a region encoding these proteins:
- the LOC103483658 gene encoding armadillo repeat-containing protein LFR, whose product MQKRDQNKLGGNVSGGASAPPAKRGRPFGSVNSNAAAVAAAVAAGTETLAPSTLLGPSLHIHTSFADQNNKRIVLALQSGLKSELTWALNTLTLLSFKEKDDMRRDSTPLAKIPGLLDALLQVIDDWRDIALPRDLVKKQRVRTLGANSSVTGFGNEFEALGSDGLRPGSSASESTGHASKPSSRHWWLEEDGLFNLDDEGRAERQQCAVSASNILRNFSFMPENESIMALHRHTLETVFQCIEDHVTEDEELVTNALETIVNLAPLLDLRIFSSSKPSYIKITEKRAVEAIMGMLGSAVKVWHCAAAELLGRLIINPDNEPFLLPFVPQIHKRLVDLMSIPALDAQAAAVGALYNLVEVNMDCRIKLASERWAIDRLLKVIKMPHPVPEICRKAAMILESLVSEPQNRGLLLAYENAFAEILFSDGRYSDTFARILYELTSRPNNKVAAAQGVWGM is encoded by the exons ATGCAGAAGAGAGACCAGAACAAGTTGGGCGGAAATGTTAGTGGTGGCGCATCTGCGCCTCCGGCTAAGCGTGGCCGTCCATTCGGCAGCGTAAACAGCAATGCTGCCGCTGTAGCAGCAGCAGTGGCCGCAGGCACCGAGACCTTGGCTCCATCGACACTCCTTGGCCCTTCTCTTCATATTCATACTTCCTTCGCGG ATCAAAACAATAAAAGGATAGTGTTGGCTCTACAGAGTGGATTGAAGAGTGAATTGACGTGGGCACTTAACACTCTCACTCTGCTCTCCTTCAAAGAGAAGGATGATATGCGTAGAGACTCTACTCCTCTGGCTAAAATTCCTGGCTTGCTCGATGCTCTTCTTCAAGTT ATAGATGATTGGCGTGATATAGCACTTCCAAGGGATCTTGTAAAGAAGCAAAGAGTTAGAACATTAGGTGCAAATTCTTCTGTAACAGGGTTTGGGAATGAATTTGAGGCACTGGGTTCAGATGG CCTGAGACCTGGTTCTTCAGCTTCAGAATCAACTGGTCATGCTTCTAAACCATCTTCTCGACATTGGTGGCTTGAGGAAGATGGACTATTCAATCTGGACGATGAAGGACGAGCAGAAAGACAGCAGTGTGCTGTTTCTGCTTCGAATATCCTCAGGAATTTTTCTTTCATGCCAGAGAATGAATCTATCATGGCTCTACATCGACATACTCTGGAAACAGTGTTTCAATGTATAGAAGATCATGTTACAG AGGATGAAGAACTCGTCACAAACGCACTAGAGACAATTGTGAATTTAGCCCCGCTCCTTGATCTTCGTATTTTTAGCTCATCAAAACCATCCTACATCAAAATAAC AGAAAAACGTGCAGTCGAAGCTATCATGGGAATGCTGGGATCTGCTGTCAAAGTTTGGCACTGTGCTGCTGCAGAATTACTTGGACGATTGATAATAAATCCTGATAATGAGCCTTTCCTTCTCCCCTTTGTGCCCCAG ATTCACAAGCGCTTAGTTGATCTAATGAGCATCCCAGCATTGGATGCGCAAGCAGCAGCTGTTGGTGCTCTCTATAACCTCGTTGAAGTTAACATGGACTGCAGAATAAAGCTGGCAAGCGAACGATG GGCAATAGATCGTCTTCTTAAAGTAATCAAGATGCCTCATCCAGTTCCAGAAATTTGTAGGAAAGCAGCAATGATTTTAGAGAGTCTTGTATCTGAGCCACAGAACAGGGGGTTGCTCTTAGCATACGAAAATGCATTTGCAGAAATACTCTTCTCCGATGGAAGATATTCCGACACATTCGCTAGGATTTTATATGAACTGACATCCAGACCAAACAATAAAGTTGCTGCTGCTCAAGGTGTATGGGG